The following are encoded in a window of Impatiens glandulifera chromosome 5, dImpGla2.1, whole genome shotgun sequence genomic DNA:
- the LOC124940478 gene encoding protein ABSCISIC ACID-INSENSITIVE 5-like has product MDNDLDDVVTEIGMEPTLTKNISRHVIPSPLGRQSSVYSLTIDEFQQAVCESGKNFGSMNMDEFINSIWSAEEQAQSHPAPAAGGGGGLHPQVMIGDGSSSSDKPSVPKQGTITIPTPLCRKTVEEVWSEIQKTHQGDSHIKNSSSAEKQLTFGEMTLEGFLIKAGVVREQYQPSSQLIQDPLLNWYQNNNSSSVMGTCPTPTYVSKPTASTIVGIANIPTYENLQRGNGKNGGVGGYPAVVTAPVYNTSGLGIVSPVPVPVSPVSSDGMYGNESNQYGMEIGVLRGGQKRNMDRPGERVVERRQRRMIKNRESAARSRARKQAYTVELEAELNILKEENTQLKQALVGLKNMVI; this is encoded by the exons ATGGATAATGATCTTGATGACGTAGTTACAGAAATAGGAATGGAGCCCACATTGACGAAGAACATCTCTCGTCACGTGATTCCTTCTCCGTTGGGCCGACAATCATCAGTTTACTCTCTCACAATTGACGAATTTCAGCAAGCTGTATGCGAGAGCGGCAAGAATTTTGGATCAATGAACATGGATGAATTCATCAACAGCATATGGTCTGCAGAAGAACAAGCCCAATCACACCCCGCTCCAGCCGCCGGCGGTGGCGGCGGCCTCCACCCACAAGTCATGATCGGAGATGGTTCTTCGTCGTCGGACAAACCCTCTGTTCCAAAACAAGGTACAATCACCATCCCAACACCACTTTGCCGGAAGACCGTAGAAGAAGTCTGGTCGGAGATTCAGAAAACACACCAAGGTGATAGTCATATCAAAAATTCATCTTCTGCCGAAAAACAACTCACGTTTGGGGAGATGACGTTAGAGGGTTTCTTAATTAAAGCAGGGGTAGTTCGTGAACAATATCAACCATCGTCTCAACTGATTCAAGACCCATTATTAAACTGGTATCAGAACAATAACAGTAGTTCTGTAATGGGTACATGCCCAACCCCAACCTACGTGAGTAAGCCCACGGCAAGTACTATAGTTGGGATCGCGAATATCCCAACTTATGAAAACTTGCAACGTGGAAACGGGAAGAATGGTGGCGTCGGAGGTTACCCGGCGGTAGTCACTGCACCGGTTTACAATACAAGTGGATTGGGGATTGTGTCACCTGTACCCGTACCCGTAAGCCCAGTTTCGTCCGATGGGATGTATGGAAACGAGTCTAACCAGTATGGTATGGAGATTGGGGTACTAAGAGGAGGACAGAAAAGGAACATGGATAGGCCGGGGGAGAGGGTGGTGGAGAGGCGGCAACGGCGGATGATCAAGAACAGAGAGTCCGCAGCTAGGTCAAGAGCTAGAAAACAG GCATACACTGTGGAGCTAGAGGCAgagttaaacattttaaaagaaGAGAATACTCAACTCAAACAAGCCTTAGTAGGTCTGAAGAATATGGTAATTTAG